One genomic segment of Erysipelotrichaceae bacterium 66202529 includes these proteins:
- a CDS encoding AAA family ATPase, with protein MFLKRIELQGFKSFADKSIITFDSDVIGIVGPNGCGKSNINDAIRWVLGEQSVKSLRGNNMSDVIFSGSTARKAVNMAEVTLVFDNSRHIMNVEFEEVEVTRRLHRQSGEGEYFINKAPCRLKDIINLVMDTGLGRDSLSIISQGNISAFADAKPEDRRALFEEAAGVAKYKKRKNESLSKLNRTQDNLSRLEDIITELERQVNPLKRQAKKAEVYLEKKKQLEVIEVSVLVDEIEKLSEQIDMLKKKAFDLDSQKAMHETTIQVEDLKNSELRNEMYQLDREINKLQEQYAKLSEESRMLETRKIEMDEKRKYALEYASNAEKAKELKAMMEEAHYEYEDRSRRLKNLEADIALQKETAAKLEHDLSYCNQENAQATSILNRLENRKAVLENLAKQPFNHQLAVKSVLDAGLQGILGVVSQLFKPLMNYETAISNALGGALYHIVTEDEAAARHAITFLKKNQSGRATFLPLTVMKPRGMQKEHRMLAENSVGFLGVASEFVENDSRFDILRDALFGNVVITDNLINANALAKLLRFQYKIVTLEGDIVNRGGSMTGGKNRNNSTPLTIQKELHQVLQSLEGQQMKVEGLKNQLYALQAKKEQTSSNLVQMQISSAQLDPIVKAKWAKYDRLKSDYEEIAPDEELDKTELLQDDIVVKLSNVHSRIDEVSSSMKSKRERRMKAGSEVERKDAQIRQLRRDLNILQNEQREVEVSQAKAETKLETTLERLSSTYEMTFEYAQSQKADIDIVEARKQVVVLRQEISSLGNVNLDAPQEYKEVSERFEFLSKQRDDLIAAKDKILEAIDEMDDIMVKQFQEMFDKINAQLNDVFRALFGGGKARLFMVDPQDVLNTGIDIDVQPPGKTVQNIRLFSGGEKSLIAICVLFSILKARTMPLCIFDEVEAALDQANVERFAKYIAQFRGESQFIVVTHRPGTMAQCDALYGVTMQQNGVSQLLKVKLQDAINMIDKEEVKA; from the coding sequence ATGTTTTTAAAACGTATAGAACTGCAGGGCTTTAAGTCCTTTGCGGATAAGTCCATTATCACCTTTGATTCCGATGTGATCGGTATCGTAGGTCCCAATGGCTGCGGAAAAAGCAATATCAATGACGCAATCCGCTGGGTGCTTGGAGAACAGAGCGTAAAGTCCCTGCGAGGAAATAATATGAGCGATGTCATCTTCAGCGGTTCCACAGCGCGCAAGGCAGTCAATATGGCGGAGGTTACGCTTGTCTTTGATAATTCCCGGCATATTATGAACGTGGAATTTGAGGAAGTGGAGGTAACACGCCGTTTACACAGACAAAGCGGGGAAGGGGAATACTTTATCAACAAGGCTCCCTGCCGTTTAAAGGATATTATCAATTTGGTCATGGATACTGGTCTGGGAAGGGATTCTCTGTCTATCATATCGCAGGGAAACATTTCTGCCTTTGCGGATGCGAAGCCGGAGGATCGCCGTGCATTATTTGAAGAAGCGGCCGGTGTGGCAAAGTATAAAAAGCGCAAGAATGAATCCTTATCCAAGCTGAACCGGACACAGGATAACCTGAGCCGTCTGGAGGATATTATAACAGAGCTGGAACGCCAGGTGAATCCGCTGAAACGGCAGGCTAAAAAAGCCGAGGTCTATCTGGAAAAGAAAAAGCAGCTTGAGGTGATCGAGGTCAGCGTACTGGTTGATGAAATCGAAAAGCTGAGTGAACAAATCGACATGCTGAAGAAAAAGGCATTTGATCTTGACAGCCAGAAGGCAATGCATGAAACCACGATTCAGGTGGAGGATCTTAAAAACAGTGAATTGCGCAATGAGATGTATCAGCTGGATCGTGAAATCAACAAGCTGCAGGAGCAGTATGCCAAGCTGAGCGAGGAGTCCAGGATGCTGGAAACCCGTAAAATTGAAATGGATGAAAAAAGAAAATATGCGCTGGAATATGCCAGCAATGCGGAAAAGGCCAAAGAGCTGAAAGCGATGATGGAGGAAGCGCATTATGAATATGAGGACCGCTCACGGCGTTTAAAAAACCTGGAAGCGGATATCGCTTTGCAGAAGGAGACAGCAGCTAAGCTGGAGCATGATCTCTCCTATTGTAACCAGGAGAATGCACAGGCTACCTCGATACTGAACCGTCTGGAAAACCGCAAGGCTGTATTGGAAAATCTGGCAAAGCAGCCCTTTAATCACCAGCTGGCTGTCAAGTCTGTTCTGGATGCCGGATTGCAGGGCATCCTGGGAGTTGTTTCCCAGCTATTCAAGCCGCTGATGAATTACGAAACTGCTATATCCAATGCTCTGGGCGGGGCTTTATACCATATCGTTACCGAGGATGAGGCAGCAGCGCGCCATGCCATCACCTTCTTAAAAAAGAATCAGTCCGGGCGGGCTACCTTTTTGCCACTGACGGTTATGAAGCCAAGAGGGATGCAGAAGGAGCACCGCATGCTTGCGGAGAACAGCGTCGGCTTTCTTGGCGTGGCAAGTGAATTTGTAGAGAATGACAGCCGCTTTGATATCCTGCGGGATGCGCTGTTTGGCAATGTGGTCATTACGGATAATCTGATCAATGCCAATGCACTTGCCAAGCTGCTTCGCTTCCAGTATAAGATTGTTACGCTGGAGGGGGATATCGTCAATCGCGGCGGTAGTATGACCGGTGGAAAAAACCGTAACAATTCGACACCGTTAACCATACAGAAGGAATTGCATCAGGTGCTGCAAAGTCTGGAAGGTCAGCAGATGAAGGTGGAGGGGCTGAAAAATCAGCTCTATGCCCTGCAGGCGAAAAAAGAGCAGACCAGCTCCAATTTGGTGCAGATGCAGATTTCCAGTGCGCAGCTGGATCCGATCGTAAAGGCGAAATGGGCAAAATATGATCGTTTGAAAAGCGATTATGAAGAAATTGCACCGGATGAGGAGCTGGATAAAACCGAGCTTTTACAGGATGATATCGTTGTCAAGCTCAGTAATGTGCATTCCCGTATTGACGAGGTCAGCTCCTCGATGAAAAGCAAACGGGAACGCCGTATGAAGGCAGGCAGTGAGGTGGAGCGCAAGGATGCGCAGATCCGCCAGCTTCGCAGGGATTTGAACATTTTGCAGAATGAGCAGCGTGAAGTGGAGGTTTCTCAGGCAAAGGCGGAAACCAAGCTGGAAACAACGCTGGAGCGTTTAAGCTCCACCTATGAAATGACCTTTGAATATGCGCAGAGCCAGAAAGCGGATATCGATATCGTGGAGGCGCGCAAGCAGGTGGTTGTCCTGCGTCAGGAGATTTCCTCCCTGGGAAATGTAAATCTGGATGCACCGCAGGAATATAAAGAGGTCAGCGAGCGCTTTGAGTTTTTGAGTAAGCAGCGCGATGATCTGATAGCCGCAAAGGATAAGATTCTGGAAGCCATCGATGAGATGGATGATATCATGGTGAAGCAGTTTCAGGAAATGTTTGATAAGATCAATGCACAGCTGAACGATGTGTTTCGGGCATTGTTCGGCGGCGGAAAGGCACGCTTGTTTATGGTGGATCCCCAGGATGTGCTGAATACCGGAATTGACATTGATGTACAGCCGCCGGGAAAAACCGTGCAGAATATCCGGTTGTTCAGCGGTGGGGAAAAGAGTCTGATCGCAATCTGTGTATTATTCTCCATTTTGAAGGCGAGAACGATGCCGCTGTGTATCTTCGATGAGGTGGAGGCAGCGCTGGATCAGGCAAATGTGGAGCGCTTTGCTAAGTATATCGCCCAGTTTCGCGGAGAAAGTCAGTTCATCGTCGTCACACACCGTCCGGGAACCATGGCACAGTGTGATGCCCTGTATGGTGTAACTATGCAGCAAAACGGTGTGTCCCAGCTGCTGAAGGTGAAGCTGCAGGATGCCATCAACATGATAGATAAAGAAGAGGTGAAAGCATAA
- the ftsY gene encoding signal recognition particle-docking protein FtsY yields the protein MGIFSKLKQTFSSKKDGDRYLSGLDKSKKSFSERIRRLALGFTGVNEEFLEDLMVVLLEADIGIKTAQKIVDEVENRAMDEKLKSFDEISECLIAVMHELYTSYEDADFHKNEDGPTVILMVGVNGSGKTTTTAKLTKLFQNEGSSVVLAAADTFRAGAIDQLAKWADRLGVACIKGREGGDPSAALVDACRYAKDNGMDYLIGDTAGRLQNKANLMQELSKMRRVIEREIPGAPHEVWLVLDATTGQNGISQAQIFLETTKVTGIILTKMDGTAKGGIVIAIRDLLGLPVKYIGLGEKEDDLRPFDIDSYLYGLCEDILQHD from the coding sequence ATGGGTATTTTTTCCAAATTAAAGCAGACCTTCTCCTCCAAAAAGGATGGAGATCGTTATCTGAGCGGTCTGGATAAATCAAAAAAATCATTTTCCGAGCGTATACGCAGACTGGCGCTTGGATTTACCGGAGTCAATGAAGAATTTTTAGAGGATTTGATGGTTGTGCTGCTGGAGGCTGATATCGGGATCAAAACAGCACAGAAAATCGTCGATGAGGTGGAGAACCGTGCGATGGATGAAAAGCTGAAAAGCTTTGATGAAATCAGTGAATGTCTGATTGCGGTTATGCATGAGCTGTATACCAGCTATGAGGATGCGGATTTTCATAAAAATGAGGATGGCCCTACGGTAATTCTGATGGTTGGTGTCAACGGCAGCGGGAAGACGACGACCACGGCGAAGCTGACTAAGCTGTTTCAGAATGAAGGAAGCAGTGTCGTTTTAGCGGCAGCGGATACGTTTCGTGCTGGGGCAATCGACCAGCTGGCGAAATGGGCAGACCGTCTGGGTGTTGCCTGTATCAAGGGAAGAGAAGGCGGTGACCCTAGTGCAGCTCTGGTGGATGCCTGTCGATATGCCAAGGATAACGGCATGGATTATCTGATTGGTGATACTGCTGGACGTCTGCAGAACAAGGCGAATCTGATGCAGGAGCTCAGCAAGATGCGCAGAGTCATCGAACGGGAAATTCCGGGAGCACCGCATGAGGTGTGGCTGGTGCTGGATGCCACAACAGGGCAAAACGGTATTTCACAGGCGCAGATTTTTCTGGAAACGACCAAGGTGACGGGAATCATTTTGACAAAGATGGACGGTACGGCAAAGGGCGGCATTGTCATTGCCATACGTGATCTGCTTGGTCTGCCGGTAAAATATATCGGTCTGGGAGAGAAGGAGGACGATCTTCGTCCATTTGATATTGATTCCTATCTGTACGGTCTGTGTGAGGACATCTTACAGCATGATTGA
- a CDS encoding winged helix-turn-helix transcriptional regulator, with protein MIDQMERMNALLDAYEGLLTEKQQEILNLYYKEDFSFSEIAENLGISRAAVNDHIKRSTHILTEYEKKLHLVQNYETRSRIYDKMKTVGNDEIQQLVEQLENLE; from the coding sequence ATGATTGATCAGATGGAACGGATGAATGCACTGCTCGATGCCTATGAAGGGCTGTTGACAGAGAAGCAGCAGGAAATCCTGAATCTGTATTACAAGGAGGATTTTTCATTTTCTGAAATCGCGGAAAATCTGGGAATCAGCCGTGCAGCGGTCAATGATCACATTAAGCGCAGTACGCATATTCTCACAGAATACGAAAAAAAGCTGCATCTTGTGCAAAATTATGAAACAAGAAGCAGGATTTATGATAAAATGAAAACAGTCGGAAACGATGAAATACAACAACTGGTAGAACAGCTAGAAAATTTAGAATGA
- a CDS encoding acetate/propionate family kinase, translated as MSKIISVNAGSSSLKFQLFEMPSEEVLTSGIVEKIGFEDAIFTIKVNGEKIKKVLPIPDHTKAVSMLLEALVEYKIVSSLDEITGAGHRAVHGGEIFKESVPVTEDVVEKFASLNELAPLHNPAGLVGYRAFKENLPSCKHVFVFDTAFHSTMPKESYIYALPMKYYDEYKIRRYGFHGTSHKYVSLRCAELMNKDVKDTKIITCHLGNGASITAVDGGKSINTSMGFTPLAGVMMGTRCGDIDPAIVTYIMKKTGATPDEMDDIMNKQSGMLGVSGISSDARDIEDGCKEGNPAALLTAEVYVNRVINVVGGYYAQLGGADAIVFTGGIGENDTNMRKMICDRLSAAFGVQLDEELNGKTRGKEVLLSTPESKVAVWLIPTNEELMIARDTYRLIA; from the coding sequence ATGTCAAAAATTATTTCAGTGAACGCAGGGAGTTCATCATTAAAGTTTCAGTTATTTGAAATGCCGAGCGAGGAGGTTCTGACAAGCGGAATCGTTGAGAAAATCGGCTTTGAGGATGCAATCTTCACCATTAAGGTAAACGGCGAGAAAATAAAAAAAGTGCTGCCGATTCCAGATCATACCAAGGCTGTCAGCATGCTGCTGGAGGCGCTGGTGGAATATAAGATTGTAAGCAGTCTGGATGAAATTACCGGTGCCGGACACCGTGCGGTACACGGTGGGGAAATCTTCAAGGAAAGCGTTCCGGTAACTGAGGATGTCGTTGAAAAATTCGCATCCTTAAATGAGCTGGCACCGCTGCACAATCCAGCGGGACTTGTCGGATACCGTGCGTTTAAGGAGAATCTGCCAAGCTGCAAGCACGTATTTGTATTTGATACGGCGTTTCATTCCACAATGCCGAAGGAATCCTATATCTATGCTTTACCGATGAAGTATTACGATGAATATAAGATTCGCCGCTACGGCTTCCACGGTACCAGCCACAAATATGTTTCTCTGCGCTGTGCAGAGCTGATGAACAAGGATGTAAAGGATACCAAAATCATTACCTGTCATTTAGGAAACGGCGCAAGCATTACTGCTGTGGACGGCGGTAAATCCATTAACACCTCCATGGGCTTTACCCCGCTTGCCGGAGTTATGATGGGTACCCGCTGTGGAGATATCGACCCTGCAATCGTAACCTACATCATGAAGAAAACCGGCGCAACACCGGATGAAATGGATGATATCATGAACAAGCAGTCCGGTATGCTGGGTGTCAGCGGCATCAGCTCCGATGCGCGTGACATCGAGGATGGCTGCAAGGAAGGAAATCCAGCAGCTCTACTGACTGCGGAAGTATATGTAAACCGTGTAATCAATGTTGTCGGCGGCTATTATGCACAGCTTGGTGGTGCAGATGCCATCGTATTTACCGGAGGAATCGGTGAAAACGACACCAATATGCGTAAGATGATTTGTGATCGTCTGTCTGCGGCATTCGGTGTGCAGTTGGATGAAGAATTGAATGGAAAGACAAGAGGCAAGGAGGTTCTGCTGTCCACTCCGGAAAGTAAGGTAGCGGTATGGCTGATTCCAACGAACGAGGAACTCATGATTGCCCGTGATACATACCGTCTGATTGCGTAA
- a CDS encoding bifunctional oligoribonuclease/PAP phosphatase NrnA produces MNTDILFELVEQYDIITIYRHVSPDADALGSQFGLKQWIQETYPDKQVYALGRDAGSKQSLFPDMDIADDETVAVSLAIILDTANGARVDDERWSTAAYTLKIDHHIIVERFADVEVVEDLFGATCEMLAYMFEQKKLVLSARCAQYLYGGIIADTLRFSIATIKPRTLRTAAYLLEMGVDVKKANEDNFSTSYRLYCFENYIRSSCQLMEGHVAYMIINREDYERFGLTFNEAKEKVFVMGGVDEFEAWALFTEKERDENGRRVYNGSLRSKNRTINDIANKYQGGGHRFACGVKGLYEETIQSLLQDLCERVKDEK; encoded by the coding sequence ATGAATACCGATATTCTATTTGAGCTTGTCGAACAATATGATATCATCACGATTTACCGACATGTATCTCCCGATGCAGACGCTCTCGGTTCGCAGTTTGGATTAAAGCAGTGGATACAGGAGACCTATCCGGATAAGCAGGTATATGCGCTTGGCAGGGATGCCGGCAGCAAGCAGTCCCTGTTTCCCGATATGGATATCGCAGACGATGAAACGGTTGCTGTATCACTCGCTATCATTCTGGATACTGCAAACGGTGCCCGTGTGGATGATGAGCGCTGGAGTACGGCTGCATATACCTTGAAAATCGATCACCACATCATTGTCGAACGCTTTGCGGATGTGGAGGTCGTTGAGGATCTGTTTGGAGCTACCTGTGAAATGCTGGCGTATATGTTTGAACAGAAAAAGCTGGTGCTGTCTGCGCGCTGTGCACAGTATCTGTATGGCGGGATCATTGCGGATACCCTGCGCTTTTCCATAGCGACCATAAAGCCGCGCACTTTGCGTACAGCAGCGTATCTGCTGGAGATGGGCGTTGATGTAAAAAAAGCAAATGAGGATAATTTTTCAACCTCCTACCGGCTGTATTGCTTTGAAAACTACATCCGCAGCAGCTGCCAGCTGATGGAGGGGCATGTTGCCTATATGATTATCAACCGCGAGGATTACGAACGCTTTGGGCTGACCTTCAATGAAGCAAAGGAAAAGGTGTTTGTAATGGGTGGTGTCGATGAATTTGAAGCATGGGCGCTATTTACAGAAAAAGAGCGGGATGAAAACGGCAGACGTGTGTATAACGGCAGTCTGCGTTCCAAAAACCGTACCATCAATGATATAGCGAATAAATATCAGGGCGGGGGACATCGCTTTGCCTGTGGCGTGAAGGGCTTGTATGAGGAAACGATTCAGAGCCTGCTGCAGGATTTATGCGAGCGTGTAAAGGATGAAAAATAA
- a CDS encoding Hsp70 family protein, with protein sequence MAILGIDLGTTNSLACIWDNHKYVLIPNAFGAFLTPSVVSFLENGEILVGEAARQRLVTHPSTTFAEFKRYMGTDKTYMAYGKAYQPQDLSALVIRKLVEDASVFLHEDIEEAVISVPAYFNDDQRWATKIAGQLAGIRVDRIINEPSAAALSHHMVNLEEDMLALVVDFGGGTLDISIVEAFDNVVEIRAISGDNHLGGSDFDEAILESFLQEQGMKKQELQAQELGLLKNEVEKAKKQLSVQTDCTLQVMLHEQKCEMKWNRGKLTSVCMPLLQRIRIPMERVLKDSGLHLQDIQEIILVGGTCRMPVVIQFLEYLLQRNVTLSHEPDQAIAIGCGVAGGIKERNRDVRDLLLSDICPFTLGIAVYDDATESYALAPIIERNSTLPCSVLRLFTYRSKNGKLEIRVLQGEHRQAEANLLMRTVEIKVPKTREEYQPISVRFTYDINGLLEVETNTYETKSEQRIVIQNKMNRMKEEEVKLRLKELQEFKLPSHEKEVFRNLLERGERLFYESVGERRRNISDLLDEFEQALQRENMHQIHESYKKVKAAFDELEKDTPIFFS encoded by the coding sequence ATGGCAATTTTAGGAATAGATTTAGGTACAACAAATTCATTAGCCTGTATATGGGATAATCATAAATACGTACTGATTCCGAATGCATTTGGAGCATTTCTTACACCGTCAGTTGTAAGCTTCCTGGAAAACGGGGAAATATTGGTAGGAGAAGCTGCAAGGCAGCGTTTAGTAACACATCCCTCTACGACATTCGCTGAATTTAAACGTTATATGGGAACGGATAAAACCTATATGGCATATGGTAAAGCTTATCAGCCCCAAGATTTAAGTGCCTTGGTCATTCGTAAGCTGGTAGAGGATGCAAGTGTGTTTTTGCATGAGGATATCGAGGAAGCAGTCATTAGTGTCCCTGCTTATTTTAATGATGACCAGCGATGGGCCACAAAAATCGCAGGACAATTAGCTGGTATTCGCGTAGATCGAATTATCAACGAACCCAGTGCTGCAGCATTATCACACCATATGGTGAATTTAGAGGAGGATATGCTTGCTCTGGTCGTGGATTTTGGTGGAGGTACACTGGATATATCCATTGTGGAAGCTTTTGACAATGTAGTGGAAATCCGTGCAATCAGTGGGGATAATCATCTTGGCGGCAGTGATTTTGATGAAGCGATACTGGAAAGCTTTTTACAGGAACAGGGAATGAAAAAGCAGGAGCTGCAGGCACAGGAGCTGGGTCTTCTCAAGAATGAAGTGGAAAAAGCAAAAAAGCAGCTCAGTGTACAAACGGATTGTACTCTTCAGGTCATGCTGCATGAACAAAAATGCGAAATGAAATGGAATCGTGGGAAATTGACATCTGTTTGTATGCCCCTGCTGCAACGCATCCGCATCCCCATGGAGAGGGTATTAAAGGACAGCGGGCTACATCTTCAAGATATTCAGGAAATTATTCTGGTGGGAGGTACCTGCCGTATGCCGGTGGTCATACAGTTTTTAGAGTACCTGTTACAACGCAATGTAACATTGTCACATGAGCCTGATCAGGCCATTGCCATCGGATGCGGGGTGGCCGGAGGAATTAAGGAGCGTAATCGTGATGTTCGAGATCTTCTGTTAAGTGATATCTGTCCTTTTACATTGGGGATAGCTGTTTATGATGATGCAACAGAAAGCTATGCTCTGGCGCCTATCATAGAACGGAATTCTACATTGCCGTGCAGTGTGCTTCGTCTGTTTACCTACCGTTCAAAAAATGGAAAATTGGAAATCAGAGTTTTACAGGGAGAGCATCGACAGGCAGAGGCGAATCTTCTTATGCGTACAGTTGAAATCAAGGTTCCCAAGACCAGAGAGGAATATCAGCCGATTTCCGTTCGTTTCACGTATGATATAAACGGATTACTGGAAGTGGAAACCAATACCTATGAGACAAAGAGTGAACAGCGCATCGTGATTCAAAACAAAATGAATCGTATGAAGGAGGAGGAAGTTAAACTCCGTTTGAAGGAGCTGCAGGAATTTAAACTGCCTTCTCATGAAAAGGAAGTTTTCCGAAATTTGCTGGAGCGCGGGGAACGGTTGTTTTATGAAAGTGTTGGGGAGCGAAGAAGAAATATTTCTGATTTACTGGACGAATTTGAGCAGGCCTTACAGCGAGAAAACATGCATCAGATTCATGAATCTTACAAAAAAGTCAAAGCTGCTTTTGACGAATTGGAAAAGGATACACCGATATTCTTTAGTTAG